From Caretta caretta isolate rCarCar2 chromosome 9, rCarCar1.hap1, whole genome shotgun sequence, one genomic window encodes:
- the NXT2 gene encoding NTF2-related export protein 2, which produces MAASVNFKTYVDQTCRAAEEFVNIYYDTMDKRRRVLARLYLDKATLIWNGNAVSGQEALKEFFEMLPSSEFQVNMLDCQPVHEQATQSQTTVLVVTCGRVKFDGNKQRYFTQNFLLTAQATPTSTVWKIASDCFRFQDWAS; this is translated from the exons ATGGCCGCCTCCGTG AACTTTAAAACTTATGTGGATCAGACTTGTAGAGCTGCTGAAGAGTTTGTCAACATTTACTATGATACGATGGATAAAAGAAGAAGG GTGTTGGCTAGACTTTATCTGGACAAAGCAACATTAATTTGGAATGGTAATGCAGTGTCTGGACAAGAAGCACTGAAAGAATTTTTTGAAATGTTGCCATCTAGTGAATTCCAGGTTAATATGTTAGACTGCCAACCTGTTCATG AGCAAGCTACTCAAAGCCAGACAACAGTCCTTGTAGTGACGTGTGGGAGAGTAAAATTTGATGGCAACAAGCAACGTTACTTCACCCAGAATTTCTTACTGACGGCACAAGCTACACCTACCAGCACAGTGTGGAAGATTGCAAGTGACTGCTTCCGCTTCCAGGATTGGGCCAGTTAA